A single Watersipora subatra chromosome 7, tzWatSuba1.1, whole genome shotgun sequence DNA region contains:
- the LOC137400432 gene encoding uncharacterized protein, with protein sequence MLSVGLTSIPAKCLERLVSHITSLLTDESQFAYKPNQSTEYALILPIVLLYHIIDVVSEHLNKNANNFVRVLFIDYTSAFNTINPPMSMKKMVSQPGIHSNIINSLYNFLTNQTQTVKTSANTSDLIKDLIRTPQGCIISLWMFSFYVSDMSCQHDNMKYIKYAVKTVVLEFLTATQTSNLQDEGDNLSNCCADNDLLLNSNKNKRINLH encoded by the coding sequence ATGCTGTCAGTCGGATTAACCTCTATCCCAGCTAAATGTCTGGAGAGGCTTGTTAGTCACATAACATCACTACTCACCGATGAGAGCCAGTTTGCTTACAAGCCAAACCAATCCACCGAATATGCTCTGATTTTacctattgtattattatatcatataatagACGTGGTGAGCGAACATCTAAATAAGAATGCTAATAACTTTGTGAGAGTTCTTTTTATTGACTACACCAGTGCTTTTAACACTATCAATCCACCCATGTCAATGAAGAAAATGGTTTCCCAGCCTGGCATTCATTCAAACATAATCAACTCGCTATACAACTTTTTAACCAACCAAACACAAACTGTTAAGACCTCTGCAAATACATCAGACCTAATCAAAGATTTAATAAGAACGCCTCAGGGGTGCATCATCAGTCTCTGGATGTTCTCCTTCTACGTCTCAGACATGTCATGTCAACACGATAACATGAAATACATTAAATATGCTGTCAAAACAGTGGTCCTGGAGTTTCTCACAGCAACGCAAACATCAAACCTCCAGGATGAAGGGGATAATCTCAGTAATTGCTGTGCTGACAATGACCTTCTGCTAAACTctaacaaaaacaaaagaattaatctTCATTAA